The following proteins are co-located in the Rippkaea orientalis PCC 8801 genome:
- a CDS encoding ABC-F family ATP-binding cassette domain-containing protein: MTIFTLRSLKKDFGIKEILKDATFSLNEGEKVGLIGTNGSGKSTLLKMIAQLEPADGGEIWVNSGTKIIYLPQQPDLDENHTVLEQVFCDSGEQMALIKEYEELSHQVAHNADNHDTLMARLSSVAQRIETVGAWDLETNAKIILSQLGIEDFDAKIGNLSGGYRKRIALASALLSQPDVLLMDEPTNHLDALSVEWLQSYLNRYQGALLLITHDRYFLDKVTNRIIEIDRGDLFSYSGNYSYYLQKKAESEESELSSQRKHAGVLRRELEWLKRGPKARSTKQKARIDRIREMQKKEYKQAQGKVEISTASRRIGKKVIELNNISKAYNGRTLIKDFSYIFNPEDRIGIIGANGAGKSTLMDIITGRVLPDSGTVDIGPTIHIGYFDQHSEDLIINENQRVIDYLKDVAELVKTSDGSVITASQMLERFLFPPNQQYSPINKLSGGERRRLFLLQVLMSAPNVLILDEPTNDLDVQTLGVLEDYLEDFNGCVIVVSHDRYFLDRTIDTIFALESGGNVRQYPGNYSVYLDYKRAQEEENKQEQKDLKKQSEKAKTELKSTSELSPSSASRKLSFKEKYEYKELEQKIPELEAKKEEIEQILYDNPPSDFSEMQQLTEQLAQLIHAIDTATERWLELAERDS, encoded by the coding sequence ATGACCATTTTTACCCTGCGATCGCTCAAGAAAGACTTTGGAATTAAAGAAATCCTCAAAGATGCCACCTTTAGCCTTAATGAAGGCGAAAAAGTTGGATTAATTGGGACAAACGGTTCTGGTAAATCTACCTTACTCAAAATGATTGCCCAATTAGAACCTGCCGATGGGGGAGAAATTTGGGTTAATTCAGGAACCAAAATTATTTATTTACCCCAACAACCCGATTTAGACGAAAATCACACTGTTTTAGAGCAAGTTTTTTGTGATAGCGGCGAACAGATGGCATTAATCAAAGAATATGAAGAATTGTCCCATCAAGTTGCTCATAACGCCGACAATCATGACACATTGATGGCACGTTTATCGAGTGTAGCACAACGAATTGAAACCGTAGGAGCATGGGATTTAGAGACTAATGCTAAAATTATTTTAAGTCAGTTAGGAATAGAAGATTTTGACGCAAAAATTGGCAATTTATCAGGAGGATATCGAAAACGAATTGCCCTCGCTTCAGCCTTATTATCTCAACCTGATGTATTATTAATGGATGAACCAACCAACCATTTAGATGCGTTATCAGTTGAGTGGTTACAAAGTTATTTGAATCGCTATCAAGGAGCATTATTACTAATTACCCATGATCGCTATTTTTTAGATAAAGTCACTAATCGTATTATCGAAATTGATCGAGGAGATCTCTTTAGCTATTCAGGAAATTATAGTTATTATTTACAAAAAAAAGCAGAATCAGAAGAATCAGAATTAAGCAGTCAACGCAAACACGCAGGGGTTCTCAGACGGGAATTAGAATGGCTTAAACGAGGACCAAAAGCAAGAAGTACCAAACAAAAAGCCAGAATTGATCGCATCCGAGAGATGCAAAAAAAAGAATACAAACAGGCTCAAGGAAAAGTAGAAATTTCCACAGCGAGTCGTCGTATTGGTAAAAAAGTTATTGAACTTAATAATATCAGTAAAGCCTATAATGGACGAACATTAATTAAAGATTTTAGCTATATTTTTAATCCTGAAGATCGCATCGGTATTATTGGGGCAAATGGAGCAGGAAAATCAACATTAATGGATATTATCACAGGGCGAGTTTTGCCTGATTCGGGAACAGTAGACATTGGTCCAACGATTCATATTGGCTATTTTGATCAACACTCCGAAGATTTAATCATCAATGAAAATCAACGAGTGATTGATTACCTAAAAGATGTTGCTGAATTAGTGAAAACATCGGATGGAAGTGTGATTACTGCTTCTCAAATGTTGGAGCGATTTTTGTTCCCTCCTAATCAACAATATTCCCCAATCAATAAACTTTCTGGAGGAGAAAGACGGCGATTATTTTTATTACAAGTGCTGATGAGTGCGCCTAATGTTTTGATTTTGGATGAACCGACTAATGATCTCGATGTTCAAACCTTAGGGGTGTTAGAAGACTATCTAGAAGACTTTAATGGCTGTGTGATTGTCGTTTCTCATGATCGCTACTTTTTAGATCGCACAATTGATACAATCTTTGCCCTAGAATCTGGGGGAAATGTTCGTCAATATCCCGGTAATTATTCGGTTTATCTTGACTATAAAAGAGCTCAAGAAGAAGAAAATAAACAAGAGCAAAAAGATCTCAAAAAGCAATCAGAAAAAGCAAAAACAGAACTAAAATCTACTTCTGAGCTTTCCCCTTCTAGTGCATCTCGTAAGCTTTCTTTTAAAGAAAAGTATGAGTATAAAGAACTAGAACAAAAAATTCCTGAACTAGAAGCTAAAAAGGAAGAAATCGAGCAGATTCTCTATGATAATCCTCCTAGTGATTTTAGTGAAATGCAGCAATTAACCGAGCAATTAGCTCAGTTAAT
- a CDS encoding metallophosphoesterase family protein: MMANPVSSQSSLLTDPFLQFPTQKSVKVVWFTEFLGNEHKVIYGHDLDKISVAKTTKLSRIREDQDSKVSPPYSQTTPRDIWRHEAEVTGLKTGDRIPYQVISIRDDQGTKETIKSDIFSLASQPQHGTPLKILLTSDHQLMPMVAANLQKVVETVNPIDAVFLAGDLVNIPDRGSEWFDDMRGGAFFPCLQGRANYALEKDGITTIYKGGKLIQNSPIFPTIGNHEVMGRFSEEKRLNEQFKDAVTITAAKTLYSEKMQEINPNLNVEIEENWIKNNSFNVDTYQEIFSIPENELGNQKYYAVTFGDIRLIVLYVTNIWRSPDLEPTTKGRYQEAKSDLNQPKNWGHGQHIFEPITPNSSQYQWLEKELHSKAFKEAKYKIVMFHHPVHTLGGNIVPPYTDPVAKIDYNSTEQIESVRYEYPKENDYIIRDIMPLLESAKVQLVFFGHSHLWNRFVNHQGINFLESSNVGNSYGAHIGDNQRPIPPDYSTVNYVPTGDPNGLTPIVPNLHPLVDENNDPLPYIASNDITVFSILDTEKGTVSSYRFDTRYPNSDVIKFDEFRISE; the protein is encoded by the coding sequence ATGATGGCTAATCCAGTGTCTTCTCAATCGTCTTTATTGACCGATCCTTTTCTACAATTTCCGACCCAAAAATCAGTTAAAGTTGTTTGGTTTACTGAATTTTTAGGAAATGAACATAAGGTTATTTATGGGCATGATTTAGACAAAATTTCTGTTGCTAAAACGACTAAATTAAGTCGAATAAGAGAAGATCAAGATTCAAAAGTTTCTCCTCCTTATTCCCAAACAACCCCTAGGGATATTTGGCGACATGAAGCAGAAGTAACGGGATTAAAAACAGGCGATCGCATTCCCTACCAAGTGATTAGTATTCGGGATGATCAAGGCACAAAAGAAACGATTAAAAGTGACATTTTTTCCTTAGCATCCCAACCTCAACATGGAACCCCTTTAAAAATTTTGCTCACCTCTGATCATCAGTTAATGCCGATGGTAGCTGCTAATTTACAAAAAGTAGTAGAAACTGTTAATCCTATTGATGCAGTTTTTTTGGCAGGGGACTTAGTAAATATTCCTGATCGCGGTTCAGAATGGTTCGATGATATGCGTGGGGGGGCGTTTTTTCCTTGTCTTCAAGGACGGGCAAATTATGCCCTAGAAAAAGACGGAATAACAACAATATATAAAGGAGGTAAATTAATTCAAAATTCTCCTATTTTTCCCACAATTGGCAATCATGAAGTTATGGGAAGATTTTCTGAAGAAAAGCGATTAAATGAACAATTCAAGGATGCCGTTACTATTACTGCTGCCAAGACACTCTATTCAGAAAAAATGCAAGAAATCAATCCTAATTTGAATGTAGAAATTGAAGAAAATTGGATTAAAAATAATTCCTTTAATGTGGATACTTACCAAGAGATTTTTTCCATCCCCGAAAATGAGTTAGGGAATCAAAAATACTATGCTGTTACTTTTGGAGATATTCGGTTAATCGTTCTATATGTTACTAATATTTGGCGTTCTCCTGATTTAGAACCAACGACAAAAGGACGATATCAAGAAGCGAAAAGCGATTTAAACCAACCTAAAAATTGGGGACACGGACAACATATTTTTGAACCTATTACCCCTAATAGTTCTCAATATCAATGGTTAGAAAAAGAATTACACTCAAAAGCGTTCAAAGAAGCAAAATATAAAATTGTTATGTTTCATCATCCAGTCCATACATTAGGGGGCAATATTGTCCCACCTTATACTGATCCTGTGGCTAAAATTGACTATAATTCTACAGAACAAATAGAGTCAGTACGGTACGAATATCCAAAAGAAAATGATTATATTATTCGAGATATAATGCCTCTTTTAGAATCAGCAAAAGTTCAACTTGTCTTTTTTGGCCATTCCCATCTTTGGAACCGATTTGTTAATCATCAGGGCATAAATTTTCTAGAATCTTCTAATGTAGGGAATAGTTACGGAGCCCATATTGGAGATAATCAAAGACCGATTCCTCCCGATTATTCTACCGTTAATTATGTGCCAACAGGAGATCCGAATGGACTCACTCCGATTGTTCCTAATTTACATCCGTTAGTCGATGAAAATAACGACCCTTTACCCTATATTGCTAGTAATGATATTACCGTTTTTAGTATTTTAGATACAGAAAAAGGAACGGTTAGTAGTTATCGCTTTGATACGAGATATCCTAATTCAGACGTAATTAAATTTGATGAATTTAGAATTAGTGAATAG
- the arsB gene encoding ACR3 family arsenite efflux transporter, which produces MSNSRPTLNPKAVKAGGSLNIFEKYLTLWVFICIVVGIILGRVFPDVAKTLDSFSLHQVSIPIAICLFFMMYPIMVKIDFSQAVKAAKTPKPVLLTLVINWLIKPFTMIAFAEFFLGYLFLPFLSETEIILGQSVSIANSYIAGTILLGIAPCTAMVLMWGYLSYSNQGHTLIMVAINSLAMLFLYAPLGKWLLAANNLVIPWQTILLSVFIYVGLPLAAGVYTRHWILKNKGKQWFEREFMHYLNPIAIGAMLVTLVLLFAFKGELIVNNPLHIFFIAVPLFIQTNFIFLITYVVGLKLNLYYEDAAPAALIGASNHFEVAIATAVVLFGLNSGAALATVVGVLIEVPVMLMLVEFCKKTAFWFPREPEKATLLDPRCIKPFN; this is translated from the coding sequence ATGAGTAATTCTCGCCCTACGCTTAACCCGAAAGCTGTTAAAGCCGGGGGAAGTTTAAATATTTTTGAGAAATACCTGACTCTTTGGGTATTCATCTGTATTGTTGTTGGAATTATCCTCGGTAGAGTGTTTCCTGATGTTGCCAAAACTTTAGATAGTTTTAGCCTTCATCAAGTCTCTATTCCCATTGCAATCTGTCTCTTTTTCATGATGTATCCCATCATGGTTAAGATTGATTTTAGCCAAGCGGTAAAAGCGGCTAAAACACCTAAACCCGTTCTGTTAACCTTAGTGATCAATTGGTTAATTAAGCCTTTTACAATGATCGCTTTTGCTGAATTCTTTTTAGGCTATTTATTCTTACCATTTTTAAGTGAAACTGAAATCATTTTAGGACAATCGGTTAGCATTGCTAACTCCTACATTGCTGGAACTATTTTATTAGGAATTGCTCCTTGTACTGCCATGGTTTTGATGTGGGGGTATCTGTCCTATAGCAATCAAGGTCATACCCTAATTATGGTTGCTATTAATTCCTTAGCCATGCTCTTTTTATACGCACCATTAGGGAAATGGTTACTCGCTGCCAATAACTTAGTAATTCCTTGGCAAACAATTTTATTATCAGTTTTCATTTATGTTGGTTTACCCTTAGCAGCCGGAGTCTATACCCGTCATTGGATTCTCAAAAATAAAGGTAAACAATGGTTTGAGCGAGAATTTATGCACTATCTTAACCCGATTGCTATTGGGGCAATGTTAGTTACCTTAGTGTTATTATTTGCTTTCAAAGGTGAGTTAATTGTTAACAACCCCTTGCATATTTTCTTCATTGCTGTACCCCTGTTTATCCAGACTAACTTTATCTTTTTAATTACCTATGTTGTGGGATTAAAACTCAATCTTTACTACGAAGATGCAGCCCCCGCGGCCTTAATTGGCGCAAGTAATCATTTTGAAGTTGCCATTGCAACTGCCGTGGTATTATTTGGGTTAAATTCAGGTGCAGCCTTAGCAACTGTGGTTGGCGTTTTAATTGAAGTTCCCGTGATGTTAATGCTAGTAGAATTTTGTAAAAAAACGGCTTTTTGGTTTCCCCGTGAACCGGAAAAAGCTACCTTACTCGACCCTCGTTGTATTAAACCCTTCAACTAG
- the gmhA gene encoding D-sedoheptulose 7-phosphate isomerase: MTYWIQHRLKSLEEAFNAKYCRSVEQTIGLIARQFQNGQKLLICGNGGSAADAQHIAAEFVGRFQLHRRGLPAIALGTNPATLTAWANDYEYETIFARQVEAFGQPGDILWGISTSGKSTNVVRAFEMARELGVITIGMAGNNGGMLKDLSDYQLFVKQHHTPYIQEIHLMTYHRICEQVEAQLFANAGLEAQIAV; encoded by the coding sequence GTGACTTATTGGATTCAACACAGGCTAAAAAGCCTAGAGGAAGCGTTTAACGCTAAATACTGTCGTTCGGTTGAACAAACAATCGGTTTAATCGCCAGACAGTTTCAAAACGGGCAGAAACTGCTAATATGTGGTAACGGTGGCTCCGCGGCCGATGCTCAACACATTGCAGCCGAATTTGTCGGACGGTTCCAACTCCATCGTCGAGGTTTACCTGCGATCGCATTAGGAACGAATCCCGCGACATTGACCGCTTGGGCGAATGATTACGAGTATGAGACGATTTTTGCCCGTCAAGTGGAGGCTTTTGGACAACCAGGGGATATTCTCTGGGGAATCTCAACTTCTGGAAAATCGACTAACGTGGTTCGCGCGTTTGAGATGGCACGGGAACTGGGGGTTATTACCATCGGAATGGCCGGTAATAATGGTGGAATGCTCAAAGACCTATCAGATTATCAGCTTTTTGTCAAGCAACACCACACCCCCTATATTCAAGAAATTCACCTGATGACCTATCATCGAATTTGTGAGCAAGTGGAAGCACAATTATTTGCTAATGCTGGCTTAGAAGCTCAAATTGCAGTCTAA
- a CDS encoding MDR/zinc-dependent alcohol dehydrogenase-like family protein: MKGLWLENQQLQLRTNIPTPEPSSGEALVKVLQAGICNTDLELIRGYYPYQGVIGHEFVGMVEQGPSHLLNQRVVGEINAACGNCRFCHQGVPTHCENRTVLGIVNRNGAFAEYLTLPIENLHRVPDNVSTDAATFTEPLAAALEIQQQVSIDANQRVLVVGDGKLGQLVAQTLALTGCDLLVIGRHRSKLANLEERGIKTGFSDTVTPRNFDVAVECTGNPAGFDLARTSLRSRGVLVLKSTYAGQLTLDASSLVVDEITVIGSRCGPFVPALELLAERKINVESLIDANYPLTDGLKAFEHAQQKGVLKVLLSLD, encoded by the coding sequence ATGAAAGGACTCTGGTTAGAAAATCAACAATTACAGTTACGAACAAACATTCCCACCCCCGAACCGTCATCGGGAGAGGCGTTAGTCAAGGTTCTTCAAGCAGGAATTTGTAATACTGATTTAGAATTAATTCGGGGTTATTATCCCTATCAAGGGGTTATTGGTCACGAATTTGTGGGAATGGTTGAACAGGGTCCCTCACACCTCCTAAACCAGCGAGTGGTCGGCGAAATTAACGCAGCTTGCGGTAACTGTCGCTTCTGTCATCAAGGAGTTCCCACCCATTGCGAAAATCGTACCGTTTTGGGCATTGTTAACCGTAATGGCGCATTTGCAGAGTATTTGACCCTACCCATCGAAAACCTCCATCGGGTTCCTGATAACGTGAGTACCGATGCAGCGACTTTTACCGAACCTTTAGCCGCGGCCTTAGAAATTCAGCAACAGGTGTCTATTGACGCAAACCAACGGGTGTTAGTGGTGGGGGATGGAAAATTAGGTCAATTAGTGGCGCAAACTCTGGCCTTAACCGGGTGTGATTTACTGGTTATTGGTCGTCACCGTTCAAAATTAGCTAATTTAGAAGAAAGAGGTATTAAAACGGGGTTTTCTGACACTGTGACCCCGAGAAATTTTGATGTTGCAGTTGAATGTACCGGAAATCCGGCCGGGTTTGATCTCGCTAGGACGAGTTTGCGATCGCGAGGTGTACTTGTCCTAAAAAGTACCTATGCTGGACAATTAACCCTTGATGCGTCTTCTCTGGTGGTGGATGAAATTACGGTGATTGGTTCGCGTTGTGGACCTTTTGTCCCTGCGTTAGAATTGTTAGCAGAAAGAAAAATCAATGTTGAGTCTTTAATTGATGCCAATTATCCCCTAACCGATGGATTAAAAGCCTTTGAACACGCACAACAAAAAGGTGTTCTGAAAGTTCTTTTATCCCTGGATTAA
- a CDS encoding D-glycero-alpha-D-manno-heptose-1,7-bisphosphate 7-phosphatase, whose translation MVDFSVATSHTQLNKALFLDRDGVVIDYIPYLSQPEQVRLPHGAGEALKTWQDAGYLLILITNQAGVGRGYYTLEDVEAVHTYIRQEYGKLGVSFEDIFVCPHHPEDNCLCRKPSPEMLIQASKKHQISLSQSFFVGDAPSDLQAAIEADCQPVLVLTGRGEETIKNIAQYSTEIKVFAKLSDTVQLID comes from the coding sequence ATGGTGGATTTTAGCGTGGCTACTTCTCATACACAGCTTAATAAAGCCCTATTTCTTGATCGAGATGGGGTTGTTATTGATTATATTCCCTATTTGAGTCAACCGGAACAGGTTAGATTGCCTCACGGTGCAGGAGAAGCCTTAAAAACTTGGCAAGATGCGGGATATTTGCTGATTTTAATCACGAATCAAGCAGGAGTCGGTAGGGGGTATTATACCTTGGAAGATGTTGAAGCAGTACACACCTATATTCGTCAAGAATATGGGAAATTGGGGGTATCTTTTGAGGATATCTTTGTCTGTCCTCACCATCCCGAGGACAACTGTCTGTGTCGTAAACCTTCCCCGGAAATGTTGATTCAAGCGTCTAAAAAGCATCAAATTTCACTCTCTCAATCTTTCTTTGTTGGGGATGCCCCTAGTGATTTACAAGCAGCGATCGAGGCAGACTGTCAACCTGTTTTAGTCTTAACGGGACGGGGAGAGGAAACTATCAAAAACATAGCACAATATTCAACTGAAATCAAGGTTTTTGCGAAATTATCTGACACTGTTCAACTTATCGATTAA
- a CDS encoding ArsR/SmtB family transcription factor: protein MQTITSNDFNPNLVPILSSFRALSDPIRLQIVELLRSQELCVCDLCELLSIKQPKLSFHLKILKDAQLLHSRQDGRWVYYSLNLPQWVILQDYLAKYRCLNPINPANACQD from the coding sequence ATGCAAACAATAACTTCTAACGATTTCAACCCTAACTTAGTCCCTATTTTATCAAGCTTTCGTGCGCTGTCTGATCCGATTAGGCTGCAAATTGTCGAATTATTGCGATCGCAAGAACTATGCGTGTGTGATCTCTGTGAACTCCTCAGTATTAAACAGCCTAAACTGTCTTTTCACCTAAAAATCCTCAAAGATGCCCAATTGTTGCACTCCCGACAAGACGGACGTTGGGTTTACTACTCCCTTAATTTACCTCAATGGGTCATCTTACAAGATTATCTAGCAAAATATCGCTGTTTAAACCCAATAAATCCCGCTAACGCTTGTCAAGACTAA
- a CDS encoding NAD-dependent epimerase/dehydratase family protein, producing MKILITGASGFLGTNLCSQLEAQGHQLVRLNSKNCDLTQPDSLLNFSDRSYDQIYHLAAWTQAGDFCLYHPGEQWIINQQMNTNILTWWQKYQPQAKFICMGTSCAYDPDLPLVEENYLTGMPISSLFTYAMTKRMLYAGLLALNKQYGLRYLCLVPSTLYGTGYHTDGRQMHFIFDLIRKIIRGKLYGEPVVLWGDGTQSRELVFVEDFAKIAIQLTATIDNDLINIGAGEEYTIRHFAKLICEEVGYDFNRIEFDTSRYVGAKSKCLVVQKLKESLPNFELTPLKLGLAKTIEWFWQEQEKLVPAS from the coding sequence ATGAAAATCCTAATTACTGGTGCAAGTGGGTTTCTGGGGACGAATCTTTGTTCCCAACTCGAAGCACAAGGACACCAATTAGTCCGTCTTAACTCAAAAAACTGCGATCTCACTCAACCTGACTCGTTACTCAATTTTAGCGATCGCAGTTACGATCAAATTTACCATCTGGCGGCCTGGACTCAAGCGGGAGATTTTTGTCTCTACCATCCAGGGGAACAATGGATTATTAACCAACAGATGAACACGAATATCCTGACTTGGTGGCAAAAATACCAACCCCAAGCTAAATTCATCTGTATGGGAACCAGTTGCGCTTATGATCCTGATTTACCCTTGGTTGAAGAAAATTATCTCACGGGGATGCCCATTAGTAGTCTGTTTACCTACGCGATGACTAAACGGATGCTCTATGCAGGGTTATTGGCTTTAAATAAGCAATATGGGCTAAGGTATCTGTGTTTAGTCCCTTCGACCCTCTATGGCACAGGATATCATACCGATGGGCGACAGATGCACTTTATTTTTGATCTTATCCGTAAAATCATTCGGGGGAAACTTTATGGCGAACCAGTGGTCTTATGGGGAGATGGGACTCAATCACGGGAGTTAGTCTTTGTTGAAGATTTTGCTAAGATTGCCATTCAACTCACTGCTACCATTGATAATGATTTAATTAACATTGGTGCAGGGGAAGAATACACGATTCGACACTTTGCTAAACTCATTTGTGAGGAAGTTGGCTACGACTTTAATCGCATTGAGTTTGACACCTCCCGCTATGTGGGAGCAAAATCTAAGTGTCTCGTGGTTCAAAAACTTAAGGAATCTTTACCCAATTTTGAGTTAACTCCATTAAAATTAGGATTAGCGAAAACGATTGAGTGGTTCTGGCAGGAACAAGAAAAACTTGTCCCTGCAAGTTAA
- a CDS encoding glycosyltransferase family 4 protein gives MKKKLLINLSVLMTKPTGISIYTKNVFPYLKSLEPTLLTAQNHPDFNCYEVPSNLTPEQGTKGHLRRLLWTQFKLPKIVQELEGSLLFSPVPEAPLYSNCRAVVMVHDLIPLRFPKKTSPLTPYFNYYIPQVLKQAEHIVCNSQATATDIIDFFGVSSKKITPIPLAYDADHFQPLKSTTETESKTRLPYFLYLGRHDPHKNLSRLIEAFAKINNCQDYELWLAGTPDKRYTPKLQQQATELGIIKRVKFLDYVSYNKLPMLLNQALALVFPSLWEGFGFPVLEAMGCGTPVITSNLSSLPEVAGEAALLINPYNVTEMTAAMEKIIQDDNLRSQLKTLSLQQSSQFSWQQTGQATLEVIQRFL, from the coding sequence ATGAAGAAAAAATTACTAATTAATCTGTCAGTATTGATGACTAAACCAACGGGAATTAGCATCTATACTAAAAACGTATTTCCTTATCTAAAATCCCTTGAACCAACTTTATTAACAGCACAAAATCATCCTGATTTCAACTGTTATGAAGTCCCTAGTAATTTAACCCCAGAACAAGGAACAAAAGGACATTTACGTCGTTTATTATGGACACAATTTAAGTTACCTAAAATTGTTCAAGAATTAGAAGGATCTTTGCTATTTTCTCCCGTTCCTGAAGCACCATTATACAGCAATTGTCGAGCAGTTGTAATGGTACACGATTTAATTCCTCTAAGATTTCCTAAAAAAACCTCTCCTTTAACTCCCTATTTTAATTATTATATTCCCCAAGTTCTCAAACAAGCTGAACATATTGTTTGTAATTCCCAAGCAACGGCAACCGATATTATCGATTTCTTTGGAGTTTCATCGAAGAAAATAACACCTATTCCCCTTGCTTATGATGCTGATCATTTTCAACCCTTAAAATCAACGACTGAAACTGAATCTAAAACTAGATTACCCTATTTTTTGTATTTAGGTCGTCATGATCCCCATAAAAATTTATCGCGTTTAATTGAAGCGTTTGCCAAGATTAATAACTGTCAAGACTATGAACTATGGTTAGCAGGAACCCCAGATAAAAGGTACACTCCAAAATTACAACAACAAGCAACGGAATTAGGAATAATTAAGCGAGTTAAATTTCTTGATTACGTCTCCTATAATAAATTACCTATGTTATTAAATCAAGCATTAGCTTTAGTCTTTCCTTCTCTATGGGAAGGGTTTGGGTTTCCCGTTTTAGAAGCAATGGGATGCGGGACTCCCGTGATTACTTCAAACCTATCTTCCTTACCCGAAGTAGCAGGAGAGGCAGCCTTATTAATTAATCCTTATAATGTAACAGAAATGACCGCAGCAATGGAAAAAATAATACAAGATGATAACTTGCGATCGCAGTTAAAAACCCTGAGTTTACAACAGTCAAGTCAATTTAGTTGGCAACAAACCGGACAAGCTACCTTAGAAGTTATACAAAGATTTTTATAA
- a CDS encoding glycosyltransferase family 4 protein, producing MFKVCLDATPVRGKLSGIGVYTLNLIDSLYKLQETEDFRLEIYFHPSVKNWLLRQFSPCDFLTHYSQISVLPIPVTIANILAWYPNPFLSYFERYLNNPDIIHGTDHYVYPYSNSRKIMTIHDLTFLKYPQYSTAIVQGYLERIKRCLQWTDLIITFSNNTKQDIVEYLGVKPEQIQITAEASRYHANYLKADGIEQLKKSINYDFSIPYLLFVSTLEPRKNIITLINAFNYLKETYKIPHNLILIGQKGWKYESIFAAIETSKYKQSIYHLNYLLDELLALFYNQSDAFIYPSFYEGFGLPVLEAMTLGSPVITSNTSSLPEVAGDAALLINPHDTLELAEAILKVISDSQLRNELINKGQKQSQLFSWERTAKETFKAYQLIINN from the coding sequence ATGTTTAAAGTTTGTCTTGATGCAACACCTGTTAGGGGAAAACTTAGCGGAATTGGAGTTTATACTCTAAATTTAATTGATTCATTGTATAAATTACAAGAAACAGAGGATTTTAGGTTAGAAATTTACTTTCATCCTTCGGTTAAAAATTGGTTATTGAGGCAGTTTTCACCTTGTGATTTTTTAACTCACTATTCTCAGATTTCTGTTTTACCTATTCCCGTAACTATTGCCAATATTTTAGCCTGGTATCCCAATCCTTTTTTATCCTATTTTGAAAGATATTTAAACAACCCTGATATTATTCATGGAACGGATCATTATGTGTATCCTTATAGTAACAGTCGTAAAATAATGACTATCCATGATCTCACTTTTTTAAAGTATCCTCAATATTCGACTGCTATTGTTCAAGGATATTTAGAAAGAATTAAACGCTGTTTACAGTGGACAGATTTAATTATTACTTTCTCTAATAATACTAAACAAGATATTGTCGAATATTTGGGTGTGAAACCCGAACAAATTCAAATCACTGCTGAAGCAAGTCGTTATCATGCTAATTATCTCAAAGCTGATGGGATAGAACAACTCAAAAAATCTATCAATTATGATTTTTCTATCCCCTATCTATTATTCGTTAGCACGCTTGAACCAAGAAAGAATATTATTACTTTAATCAATGCTTTTAATTATTTAAAAGAAACCTATAAAATTCCTCATAATTTGATTTTAATTGGACAAAAAGGATGGAAATACGAGTCAATTTTTGCAGCAATAGAAACCTCAAAATACAAACAAAGTATTTATCATTTAAACTATTTATTAGATGAATTACTCGCTTTATTCTATAATCAAAGTGATGCTTTTATTTATCCGTCTTTCTATGAAGGGTTTGGATTACCTGTACTCGAAGCAATGACGTTAGGTTCTCCTGTTATTACGTCTAATACCTCATCGCTTCCTGAAGTAGCAGGGGATGCAGCTTTATTAATTAATCCCCATGACACCCTAGAATTAGCTGAGGCTATTTTAAAAGTTATTAGTGATTCTCAATTAAGAAATGAATTAATCAATAAAGGACAAAAGCAATCACAATTATTTTCTTGGGAAAGAACCGCAAAAGAAACCTTTAAAGCGTATCAGTTAATTATAAATAATTGA